The Rhodopseudomonas palustris genome window below encodes:
- a CDS encoding histone has translation MAKKAKKAKTVAKAKKAKTVKKAAKKVTKKATKKAAKKATKKATKKTVKKAKTAKKAKKAKK, from the coding sequence ATGGCGAAGAAAGCCAAGAAGGCGAAGACCGTCGCCAAGGCCAAGAAGGCCAAGACGGTGAAGAAGGCCGCCAAGAAGGTCACGAAGAAGGCGACGAAGAAGGCCGCCAAGAAAGCGACGAAGAAGGCGACCAAGAAGACCGTAAAGAAGGCCAAGACGGCTAAGAAAGCCAAGAAGGCCAAGAAGTAA
- a CDS encoding GGDEF domain-containing protein translates to MLSMPTLWIVFLINFVSLGLVWVHVTRNYPNFTPARYMTAACFVLATGAVVGMLRLVINVELSLIGGGTLVVFACCLSAMGMYEFYGRRVPWTMAFIVTGAVAAGLSFFIFVVDSMAMRIVVYSMAQLIPTALTLPLVMSKVGRRNPGARMAGVIASLIVAVYVVRSIAAMMGVGGELSLVHFNDFQAGLVLALVFLSMTWNFAFLLMAIDRLRSEVENLALLDDLTGVSNRRHLLQRMSEQCTVSMSTGEPFAVLAIDLDGFKAINDGHGHAAGDECLRRFSRAAQSRLRPGDLLARAGGDEFCVVMPGTTLREGVMIARYILDESRAVSARGEAGIKIAASIGVAQWTPQIGLHPERLIAAADVALYNAKKLGKDRYAVYEPAPEPPPETHLPSPETLRKIA, encoded by the coding sequence ATGTTGAGCATGCCGACGCTCTGGATCGTCTTCCTGATCAATTTCGTTTCGCTGGGCCTGGTGTGGGTCCACGTCACCCGTAACTATCCGAACTTCACGCCCGCCCGTTACATGACGGCAGCCTGCTTCGTGCTCGCGACGGGCGCGGTCGTCGGCATGCTCCGCCTCGTGATCAATGTCGAACTCTCGCTGATCGGCGGCGGCACACTGGTGGTCTTCGCCTGCTGTTTGTCCGCGATGGGCATGTACGAGTTCTACGGCCGCCGCGTGCCCTGGACGATGGCGTTCATCGTCACGGGCGCAGTCGCGGCTGGACTGAGCTTCTTCATCTTTGTCGTCGACTCGATGGCGATGCGGATCGTGGTGTACTCGATGGCACAGCTGATCCCGACTGCCCTAACGCTGCCGCTGGTTATGTCCAAGGTGGGGCGGCGCAACCCGGGTGCACGGATGGCGGGCGTGATCGCCAGCCTGATCGTAGCGGTCTATGTGGTGCGCTCGATCGCGGCGATGATGGGCGTCGGCGGCGAACTCTCGCTGGTTCACTTCAACGACTTCCAGGCCGGGCTGGTGTTGGCGCTGGTATTCCTGTCGATGACGTGGAATTTCGCTTTCCTGCTGATGGCGATCGACCGGCTGCGCTCGGAAGTTGAAAATCTCGCGCTGCTCGACGACCTCACCGGCGTCTCCAACCGCCGGCATCTGCTGCAGCGGATGTCGGAGCAGTGCACGGTTTCGATGAGCACCGGCGAGCCGTTCGCCGTGCTGGCGATCGACCTCGACGGCTTCAAGGCGATCAATGACGGTCATGGCCATGCAGCCGGTGACGAATGCCTACGCCGGTTCTCGCGGGCCGCGCAGTCACGGCTGCGCCCCGGCGATCTGCTGGCACGCGCCGGCGGCGACGAATTCTGCGTGGTGATGCCGGGCACGACGCTGCGCGAAGGCGTCATGATCGCCCGCTATATCCTGGACGAAAGCCGCGCCGTGTCGGCCCGCGGCGAGGCTGGGATCAAGATCGCAGCGTCGATCGGCGTCGCGCAGTGGACCCCGCAGATCGGCCTCCACCCTGAGCGACTGATCGCAGCGGCGGATGTCGCGCTGTACAACGCCAAGAAGCTCGGCAAGGACCGCTACGCGGTGTACGAGCCGGCCCCCGAGCCGCCGCCCGAGACCCATCTCCCCTCACCTGAGACGCTGCGCAAGATCGCCTGA